The DNA window CCGACTTTGAACTGCTCGAACGGCATGCGGCCGTCGACTATCTGCTGCCCGGAGAATCGCTGGACGGATACGACTGCATCATCATCCCCGGAACCAAGAACACGGTGAACGATCTGCTGGCACTCCAGGCGAGCGGTACGGCAGCGGCCATCAGAGATGCCCGCGGACAGGGAGTGCCGGTGATCGGGATCTGCGGTGGATACCAGATGCTGGGAAAGACTGTGATCGACGATGGGTCTGAAGCCCGCAAGGGAACCTATGAAGGGCTTGGACTGCTCGATCTGGTCACCACCTTCGAAGGATATGATAAGACGACCGTCCAGGTGCAGAGGACCGCAGCCCCGGTGCCGCCGATCCTGGATGCGATGGGGACGGTGTCCGGCTATGAGATCCACATGGGCACGACCGTACTGAAGAGCGGAAGAACGGCCTTCGCCGGGGAGGGGGCGGTGTCGGACGATGGTCTGGTCTTCGGCACCTACCTCCACGGCCTCTTTATGGTCCCGGCAGCGGCAGAGGCGCTCCTCTCCTACCTGTACTCCCAAAGAGGGCTCACCTTCACAGGGATTGAAGAGCAGAACGAGGACCCGTACGACCTGCTCGCAGACCACTTCGAGGCACACCTGCAGATGGAGAGACTGCTCACCCTCTGCAGCGATCACACCCCGGAGACCCCGGTGTAGAAGGCTTATCATTTGTCGGGTGCAAAGTACTGGATACGGTGGTAATGGTGCAGATTGCAATGAAACTGGAGATGACCGATCGGCCAGGACAGCTGGTCGCTGCACTGCAGCCGATCTCGGTGGTCGGAGGAAATATCATCGCCGTGATCCATCAGCGGGAGACCTCTGAGACCGGAACCCTGAGCGTTCAGATTGTGCTGGAGGTGCCGGAGGGTCGGGTCGACGATCTGGTCAGGGCGATCCGCGACCAGGGTGTGAACATCCTGATGCTCGATGAGGAGCGGCTGCAGTACCGGCAGTCGGTGATCATCATCGGTCACCTGCTCCACACCGACCTCGGGGATACCGTCGACCGGATCGACAGCACAGGTTTTGCCGAGGTGGCAGAATTGAACGTGATCATGCCTGCGATCACCGAACGGTCGACCGCCCTGATCACCCTGAAGTCAGGGAACCGGGAGGACATGGTACGGGCCCTCTCGATCCTGCGCGACGTCGGAAGAGAGAAGCACCTGCAGATCATTGAACCACTGGAAGAGGCAGCATGAGAATCGCACTGCTTGGCTGCGGATCGGTCGGACGGGGCGTCGCGACGGTGATCCTGGAGAAGGGACTCGACATTACGATCACCGGGATGGCAGACTCGAAGAGCGCGGTGATGGATCCGGACGGGATCGATATCCGCGCGATGCTGGCAAAGAAGCGCGATACCGGCCTCTGTGGAGACCGTGGGCTGACCGCCGCCGACGTGGTGAACCAGGGGGGGTATGACGTGCTCGTCGAGGTGACACCGACCAACGCCCTGACCGGCGAGCCGGCACTTGAGCATATCCGGGCCGCACTGAAACGGGGACGACATGTGGTCACCTCCAACAAAGGGCCGGTCGCCCTGGCATTTAGTGAACTCAGAGATATGGCACAGGCAGCCGGCGTTGAATTCCGGTACGAGGCTACCGTCGGGGGTGCGATCCCGATCCTCCACACTCTTGAGCACGGACTTGGCGGCAATACCGTAAAAGGGCTGTACGGTGTCCTGAACGGGACCTGCAACTATATCCTGACCCGGATGTCCGAGGAGGGGCTCACCTACGATCAGGCCCTCTCCGAGGCCCGGGAACTCGGATATGCCGAGGCCGATCCAACCTATGACGTGAAAGGGATCGATGCGGCGATCAAACTGGTGATCCTGGCTGATACGATCTGGGGCATGCAGGCGACCCTCGACGATGTCGAGGTGACCGGGATCGACATGCTGACCGCCGATGCACTCCGCCTGGCAGCGACGCAGGACTGTACGATACGCCTGATCGGCGAGGTGGTGCCAGAGCCGAAGATTCTCCGGGTGGCCCCGCGGATGATCCCGACAAACCATCCTCTGGTGATCGAAGGGACCCTGAACGCCGTGACCCTCAAGACCGACATGGCCGGTGAGATCACCCTGATCGGCAAAGGAGCCGGCTCGATCGAGACGGCGAGTGCCATCATCGGGGATCTGACCTATATTGCGGAGCGCTATGTCAAGGGTACTTGAACGGCGACGACAGTTCCTGAGTTTGATGCGTCAGTTCACGCTTGATCGAGGTTTTTTTCAGATCACCGATGTCGCTGAGGCCCTGCAGGTGCCCCGCTCGACAGCTCAGGACTGGGTCAAGCGGCTGATCGAGGAGGGGTGTCTGATCGTCAGAGAGAGTCCTCACGGGCGTCATGGGGGCCACTATGCAGCGGTCAGCGCGGTCCCTGCCAGCACCTGCAGGCGAATTTTCACCACTACCGATGGCGACGAGGTGGAGATCTTTCATGAATGTATCTCCGGCGCCTGCGCCGCCTTCTGCGGATTTCACCATACAAAGTCTGGTGGTGTGATCACTGCCATCGAACGGGACGGGCCCCTGCTTCGGGAGCATGGCCGGATCGGGGAGGCACACCTCAAGATCGGGCTTTACCCGGCCCCTGCGGTCGGAGTGGGTGCGATCCGGCGGGAAGGAGTGAACATCCTTCAGGAGATCACCTCGATCGGAGGGCCGGCATACTCGCTGACCGAGATGATCGGTCATGCTGAAGGGGTCTGTGAGGTCAGGATCCGGCGGGAAGGATCGCTCGTCACGGGAGAGGTGATCACACAGGACCTCACCCATCTGATCATCGGGATCGACGATACCGACGGCCCGGATGGGGGGGCTACCTTCGCGCTGGCAGTGGCCCTCCTCCAGCACCTGGGACGGATCAAAGGCGTGATCCCGATCGGCCACCGGGTCGCTATGCTGAACCCCAGTATTGAACAGAAGACCGTGGGGAATGCATGCAGTTATCTGGAACTGGCCGTCGATCCGGAACTGGTGACAGAGGTGACAGCACGATGCAAAAAATTCGTCGGTGACGAGAGTCGATCGCCGGAATGGGGGATCGCCGTGAAGGAGGGATTCCAAATAGGTCCGGCCCTTCGAGCATACGGGGAATGTGCCCGGATCGGCTACCTTTCGCGAGATATTGCGGAAGAGACGGCCGCAGCCCATGCGATCAGTCTTTATGGCGGAGATGGGGTGATCGGGGCGCTGGCAGCCGTTGCCCTGGCCGGGGTTCCGACCGAAACGCTGCTGGATCTGCGAATCCCGATCTGCTGAACAGAATCTACCTTTTTTGATCGATCAATTCAAAACCCGGCATGGACGTATCAATCTGATAAGTAAATGGATTCAAGACCGTCCATCTCAAAAAATAAGATAGATCAGGTGTAGATCCGGGTCTTGCCATTATCATAGATGATCCCTCGACTTGCGATATAGGGCAGGGCGGAGGTGCTCGTTGTATCCTTGGAGACATCAGTCACCGTCATCATGGTGAGGACATTGGTCTGAACATTGGTCTCTCCAAGGAAGATATACGAACTCTTTCTGAGCTGACTTGTTTCACTGGGAATCTTATGCGAGAGGGTCCCGGAGAAACTTTCGAGCATCGTAGCCATTGGAACATCCGAATATATCGTCCGGTTACCAACCTGATGAAGCCAGGTGGCACCTGCAACCTCCAGGGGGGTGAACCGCGGGTAGTCGACATTATCAGTCAGGGCGATTGAGGTCGGGGAGTCCTGTGCTATCGTATAGATGACACCGGTATTGAAGAGCAGGAAGATACAGAGGAAGGCCCCAAGTGCCTTGATCGCATTCTCATTGTTGAATTTGTACCAGGAGATCCGGACAAATCGATCGAAGACGCCGAACATCTCAATGACCCCTATGGCAAAAAACGGAGCCAGGTAGATCAGGGTGATCTGGTACAGTCGGGTGGTGTTCAGGGCACTTGAGAAGTACGGGAGCACAACGCCAGCCAGGGCGAGAACCAAATTCACCAGGGCAAACGAGAAGTATTCCCGGTCGACAGCGACGTACTCCCCTCCAAGCTCCATCTTCTGCGGTCGGAAGAGCAGCGAGAAGATCCCGAACATGATGAAGAACTGGGCGACAAACTGGATGTACTTCCCGATCGAATGGAGCGGAGTCGCAGCCTGGGTCACGATGACGTTCAGCCCCTGCGTGGTCTCAGGGTTCATGAA is part of the Methanosphaerula palustris E1-9c genome and encodes:
- a CDS encoding amino acid-binding protein, whose translation is MVQIAMKLEMTDRPGQLVAALQPISVVGGNIIAVIHQRETSETGTLSVQIVLEVPEGRVDDLVRAIRDQGVNILMLDEERLQYRQSVIIIGHLLHTDLGDTVDRIDSTGFAEVAELNVIMPAITERSTALITLKSGNREDMVRALSILRDVGREKHLQIIEPLEEAA
- a CDS encoding homoserine dehydrogenase — encoded protein: MRIALLGCGSVGRGVATVILEKGLDITITGMADSKSAVMDPDGIDIRAMLAKKRDTGLCGDRGLTAADVVNQGGYDVLVEVTPTNALTGEPALEHIRAALKRGRHVVTSNKGPVALAFSELRDMAQAAGVEFRYEATVGGAIPILHTLEHGLGGNTVKGLYGVLNGTCNYILTRMSEEGLTYDQALSEARELGYAEADPTYDVKGIDAAIKLVILADTIWGMQATLDDVEVTGIDMLTADALRLAATQDCTIRLIGEVVPEPKILRVAPRMIPTNHPLVIEGTLNAVTLKTDMAGEITLIGKGAGSIETASAIIGDLTYIAERYVKGT